In the uncultured Methanobacterium sp. genome, one interval contains:
- a CDS encoding 4Fe-4S dicluster domain-containing protein: MNNRKKEPYPVFNELECKACERCILACRAGVLKMSEDINERGYHYAEYTGKGCTGCGDCYYTCPEPLAVEVHIPLRSRNKVQKKINNEQGVKEEDK, from the coding sequence ATGAATAATCGCAAGAAAGAACCTTATCCAGTGTTCAATGAGCTGGAATGTAAGGCATGTGAACGTTGTATACTGGCCTGCCGTGCAGGTGTCCTTAAAATGAGTGAGGACATTAATGAACGCGGTTACCATTATGCAGAATACACTGGAAAAGGATGCACCGGTTGCGGGGACTGTTACTACACCTGCCCAGAACCACTGGCTGTGGAAGTGCACATACCCCTAAGATCCCGAAATAAAGTTCAAAAGAAGATTAACAATGAACAAGGGGTTAAGGAGGAAGATAAATGA
- a CDS encoding exodeoxyribonuclease III, translating into MRKIRILSWNVNGIRAVHRKGFKDWLMGDKPDILCIQETKAHRKQFPKDIQNLDDYQLYLSEAERKGYSGVATYTRLKPEKVENGFGIPKFDSEGRTLITDYGDFVLFNIYFPNGKMSPERLQYKMDFYDSFLDYAGALKEEGRNIVVCGDVNTAHNEIDLARPKENEKISGFLPEEREWLDRFLSHGYVDTFRELNPEPENYTWWSYRTRARERNVGWRLDYFFVNQEFMDNVESAYIFSDVMGSDHCPVGIDIKLKD; encoded by the coding sequence ATGAGGAAAATCAGAATATTATCATGGAACGTCAATGGAATCAGGGCTGTTCACAGAAAAGGATTCAAAGATTGGTTAATGGGAGATAAACCAGATATATTATGCATCCAGGAAACTAAAGCCCATCGGAAACAGTTCCCTAAGGATATTCAGAACCTAGATGATTATCAGCTATATCTCTCCGAAGCAGAACGCAAGGGATACAGTGGTGTGGCGACTTACACACGTCTAAAACCTGAAAAAGTGGAAAACGGCTTTGGAATTCCCAAATTCGATAGTGAAGGGCGTACCTTAATAACTGATTATGGGGATTTTGTGCTGTTTAACATTTACTTTCCCAATGGGAAAATGTCTCCAGAGCGTCTCCAGTACAAAATGGATTTCTATGACTCCTTCCTGGACTATGCTGGTGCATTGAAGGAAGAGGGAAGAAACATCGTGGTCTGTGGGGATGTGAATACTGCCCATAACGAGATAGACCTGGCACGCCCCAAAGAAAATGAGAAAATATCAGGATTCCTGCCAGAAGAACGGGAATGGCTGGATCGATTCCTCAGTCATGGTTACGTGGATACATTCCGTGAACTCAACCCTGAACCTGAAAACTACACCTGGTGGAGCTACAGAACACGTGCAAGGGAACGAAACGTTGGCTGGAGACTGGATTACTTCTTTGTAAACCAGGAATTCATGGATAATGTAGAATCTGCCTACATATTTTCTGATGTTATGGGATCGGACCACTGTCCAGTGGGAATAGACATAAAACTGAAAGACTAA
- the afpA gene encoding archaeoflavoprotein AfpA, producing the protein MNKKRKIAWGITGSGEKLVETVEIMQQMRDEYHKQFDIRVFISKAGDQVLKYYNLSNTLETKFDKTWTEINSNAPFLAGQIQLGRYAFLLVAPATSNTVAKISLRIADTLLTNAAIMGQKTNTPLYIMPTDFREGIVTTKLPNGKDLELTITREDAEHVEKLSTMDSTNVFENPEEIPAIFQKHAEMLK; encoded by the coding sequence ATGAACAAAAAAAGAAAAATAGCCTGGGGGATTACGGGAAGCGGTGAAAAACTGGTGGAAACAGTAGAAATCATGCAACAGATGAGGGATGAATACCATAAACAATTCGACATCAGGGTGTTCATATCCAAGGCAGGAGATCAGGTTTTAAAATATTATAACCTCTCTAACACTCTGGAAACAAAATTTGACAAAACATGGACTGAAATCAACTCCAATGCCCCCTTCCTGGCTGGGCAGATTCAACTGGGAAGATACGCGTTCCTTCTGGTTGCTCCAGCAACCTCCAATACAGTGGCCAAGATATCACTGCGCATAGCAGACACTTTACTCACCAACGCAGCCATAATGGGTCAAAAAACTAACACTCCTCTTTACATCATGCCCACAGACTTTAGGGAGGGCATTGTCACTACTAAACTCCCCAATGGTAAGGATCTGGAATTGACTATAACTCGTGAGGATGCAGAACACGTGGAAAAACTGTCAACAATGGACAGCACCAATGTATTTGAAAATCCCGAGGAAATACCAGCTATATTCCAGAAACATGCTGAAATGCTTAAATAA
- a CDS encoding 2-oxoacid:acceptor oxidoreductase subunit alpha: protein MTVFLKEEDISLVLCGEAGQGIQTVEAILAQAVKQSGYNIFSTKEYMSRVRGGQNSTEIRVSSHRVASYVDRIDILLALSSGAVNHLKDRISSDTLIIGDPEHLKSVKDNKIFDSVLGPNFIEIPLMETAQEMGGPIFANVIAVGALSCLLDIPKEIFDGLISDMFARKGQEILQKDLKAGEAGYSIGKHLMESETGKSETDTIHISLQGESSVRDELLINGTDAVGFGCLAGECRFMSSYPMTPSTPLQNFLAGNAHEFELVYEQAEDEIAAINMALGASYAGARSIVATSGSGFALMEEGVGLAGMLETPVVIYLGQRPGPAVGLPTRTSQEDLNLALYSGPGESPRIIFAPGKLEDAFTLTQHAFNMAEKYQIPVFILSDQYFADCYYNIPSLPLEEVENENYLVKTTPEYKRYLITHDGVTSRGIPGYGDGLVVVDSDEHDEEGHITEDLKIRTQMVDKRLQKIDEIREDAVAPELVGGDDYHSLVIGWGSTYWPIREALENIYKNDIKRDPGEKISFLHLKQVYPFHKSMEAYLEKADDVIIMENNAQGQLANLIKLETGLEIQEKFLKYDGMPFSVEEVEERIRKFMGIENEGNMGVGDAADSEEVLK, encoded by the coding sequence ATGACTGTTTTCCTAAAAGAAGAAGATATCTCCCTGGTTCTGTGTGGTGAGGCTGGACAGGGAATCCAGACAGTAGAGGCCATACTGGCCCAGGCCGTAAAACAAAGTGGATACAACATTTTCTCAACCAAAGAATACATGTCAAGGGTTAGAGGGGGTCAAAACTCCACTGAAATAAGAGTATCGTCCCATAGGGTTGCTTCATATGTAGATCGAATTGACATCCTACTGGCACTAAGTTCGGGGGCAGTAAATCACCTCAAGGACAGAATTTCATCTGATACTCTGATCATAGGAGATCCAGAGCACCTGAAATCTGTGAAGGATAATAAAATTTTTGATTCTGTTTTAGGGCCTAATTTTATAGAAATCCCACTTATGGAAACTGCCCAGGAAATGGGAGGACCAATATTTGCTAATGTAATTGCAGTTGGAGCCCTTTCATGTCTGTTGGACATTCCTAAAGAAATATTCGACGGTCTAATCAGTGACATGTTCGCCAGGAAAGGTCAGGAAATACTTCAAAAGGACTTGAAAGCTGGTGAAGCAGGTTACAGTATTGGTAAACATTTAATGGAATCTGAAACAGGGAAATCTGAAACAGACACAATTCATATTTCATTACAGGGAGAGTCTTCAGTACGTGATGAGCTTTTGATAAATGGTACCGATGCAGTGGGGTTCGGATGCCTGGCTGGAGAGTGTCGGTTCATGTCATCATATCCCATGACCCCTTCCACTCCCCTGCAGAACTTCCTGGCAGGTAATGCCCATGAATTTGAACTGGTATATGAACAGGCAGAGGATGAAATAGCAGCTATTAACATGGCACTGGGAGCATCCTACGCCGGGGCCAGGAGCATTGTAGCCACATCAGGAAGTGGATTTGCCCTGATGGAAGAGGGAGTAGGACTGGCAGGAATGTTAGAAACACCAGTGGTCATTTACCTTGGCCAGAGACCGGGACCCGCAGTGGGATTACCCACCCGTACCAGCCAGGAAGATTTGAACCTGGCACTCTACTCAGGTCCCGGAGAATCCCCACGAATAATATTCGCCCCTGGAAAACTGGAAGATGCATTCACCCTCACCCAACATGCTTTTAACATGGCTGAAAAGTACCAGATACCGGTTTTCATTCTATCTGATCAGTACTTCGCAGACTGCTACTACAACATACCTTCCCTTCCTCTTGAAGAGGTAGAAAATGAGAATTATCTGGTTAAAACCACTCCGGAATACAAAAGATACCTGATCACCCATGATGGGGTCACCTCGCGAGGAATACCTGGATATGGTGATGGGCTGGTGGTTGTAGATTCAGATGAGCATGACGAAGAAGGTCACATCACCGAAGACCTGAAAATAAGGACACAGATGGTGGATAAAAGATTACAGAAGATAGATGAGATCCGTGAAGATGCAGTGGCTCCGGAACTGGTTGGAGGGGATGATTACCATAGTCTGGTCATTGGATGGGGTTCTACCTACTGGCCCATAAGGGAAGCTTTGGAAAATATCTATAAAAATGACATTAAAAGAGATCCAGGGGAAAAAATCAGTTTTCTACACTTAAAACAGGTCTATCCATTCCACAAATCAATGGAAGCTTACCTTGAAAAAGCAGATGATGTTATTATCATGGAGAACAATGCCCAGGGACAGCTGGCCAATCTCATAAAACTGGAAACTGGCCTTGAAATACAGGAAAAATTCTTAAAATATGATGGAATGCCTTTTTCAGTGGAGGAAGTTGAGGAAAGAATAAGAAAATTCATGGGAATTGAGAATGAGGGTAACATGGGCGTGGGTGATGCTGCAGATTCAGAGGAGGTCTTAAAATGA
- a CDS encoding thiamine pyrophosphate-dependent enzyme produces MKPKDFDMPDADVAWCPGCGNLSILRNLKTALAQLEIQPENLVFVSGIGQAGKLPHYIKGNVFNGLHGRSLSPATGIKAANPNLTVIDVSGDGCMYGEGGNHFMHTIRRNPDITNLVHNNMVYGLTKGQASPTSQRDFNTPLQVDGVFLEPFNPLAVAIALDASFVARTFSGNRKQSIEIFKASIKHKGYALVDIFQPCVTFNKVNTRDWFREHTYDLEDDHDPLDRNEAFRRATETGEYPLGIFYQNPNKRTFEENLSVYQDKKSPLFQRKLDMNKIRSLLDTKR; encoded by the coding sequence ATGAAACCAAAGGACTTTGACATGCCTGATGCCGATGTGGCATGGTGTCCAGGATGTGGGAACTTATCCATCCTGCGCAACCTCAAAACAGCACTGGCGCAACTGGAAATACAACCAGAAAACCTGGTTTTTGTATCGGGTATTGGTCAGGCTGGCAAACTCCCTCACTACATCAAAGGAAATGTGTTCAATGGATTACATGGCAGGTCATTATCTCCCGCAACGGGTATAAAAGCGGCCAATCCCAATTTAACAGTTATTGATGTCAGTGGTGATGGTTGTATGTATGGGGAGGGGGGAAACCACTTCATGCACACCATACGCCGTAACCCGGACATCACCAATCTGGTGCACAACAACATGGTCTACGGCCTGACTAAGGGACAGGCATCACCCACCAGTCAGAGGGACTTCAACACACCACTACAGGTGGATGGTGTTTTCCTGGAACCTTTCAACCCACTGGCCGTGGCCATAGCACTGGATGCATCATTCGTAGCCAGAACATTCAGTGGAAACCGTAAACAGTCCATTGAAATATTTAAAGCTTCCATAAAACACAAAGGATATGCTCTGGTGGACATATTCCAGCCCTGTGTGACCTTCAACAAGGTGAACACCAGGGACTGGTTCAGGGAACACACCTACGACCTGGAGGATGACCATGACCCACTTGACCGGAATGAAGCCTTCCGCAGAGCCACAGAAACAGGAGAATATCCACTGGGCATCTTTTACCAGAATCCCAATAAAAGAACATTTGAAGAAAACCTGAGTGTGTACCAGGATAAAAAATCACCGTTATTCCAGCGAAAACTCGATATGAATAAAATCAGGTCACTACTGGACACTAAAAGATGA
- a CDS encoding adenosine-specific kinase, whose translation MELDIKMVKLEAPEDCNLILGQSHFIKTVEDLYEAIVNTVPQAEFGLAFGEASGDCLVRTAGNNADLEKLAGKKMLELSCGHSFLIFLANAFPLNLTQRIKDVPEVVNLFCATANPVQVLIVETEQGRGIIGVVDGFKPQAIETEEDVAGRKKFLRDIGYKL comes from the coding sequence TTGGAACTTGATATTAAAATGGTTAAACTGGAAGCACCAGAAGATTGTAATCTTATTTTAGGCCAGAGTCATTTCATTAAGACAGTGGAGGATCTTTACGAGGCCATAGTGAATACCGTGCCACAGGCAGAATTCGGTCTTGCATTTGGAGAGGCTTCAGGAGACTGTCTGGTGAGAACTGCCGGGAACAATGCAGATCTGGAAAAGCTGGCCGGAAAGAAAATGCTGGAGCTGTCCTGTGGTCACAGTTTCCTGATCTTCCTGGCCAATGCATTCCCTCTAAATCTCACCCAGAGAATCAAGGATGTGCCTGAAGTGGTTAATCTTTTCTGTGCCACTGCCAATCCAGTTCAGGTCCTGATTGTGGAAACCGAACAGGGCAGGGGAATAATTGGAGTTGTTGATGGCTTCAAACCACAGGCTATTGAGACTGAAGAAGATGTGGCTGGGCGGAAGAAATTCCTCCGGGATATTGGTTACAAATTATAA
- a CDS encoding cupin domain-containing protein: MKEKMKEIGLRITELRELSDISIQDMADYLEISMGTYQEYEGGKKDIPASILYEIAHKMEVDMGLLLTGEETRMHIFSVTRKGKGVEVGRRKQYKYENLAEKFIHKKAEPFIVTAEPKTDGMKPSTNSHPGQEFDYVLEGVLRIYIHDNEIILQEGDSIFFDSSYEHAMEALENKPAKFLAIVM; this comes from the coding sequence ATGAAAGAAAAGATGAAAGAAATTGGGCTGAGAATAACAGAACTTCGAGAGCTCTCAGACATCAGCATTCAGGACATGGCAGATTACCTGGAAATTTCCATGGGAACCTATCAGGAATATGAGGGTGGGAAAAAAGACATCCCTGCCAGTATTCTCTATGAAATCGCTCATAAAATGGAAGTGGATATGGGTTTATTATTAACAGGAGAAGAAACACGAATGCATATTTTCAGTGTGACCAGAAAGGGAAAAGGAGTGGAAGTAGGTCGTAGAAAACAGTACAAGTACGAGAATCTGGCGGAAAAATTCATCCACAAAAAAGCAGAACCTTTCATTGTCACTGCAGAACCTAAAACGGATGGGATGAAACCTTCCACTAATTCACATCCTGGACAGGAGTTTGATTACGTTTTAGAAGGTGTACTGAGAATTTACATACACGACAATGAGATCATCCTCCAAGAAGGAGATTCCATATTCTTCGATTCATCCTATGAACATGCCATGGAAGCCCTGGAAAATAAACCCGCAAAATTCCTGGCAATTGTAATGTAA
- a CDS encoding 2-oxoacid:acceptor oxidoreductase family protein, translating into MTLDNTMDEGKGMDEKVLKKPESMLDEFPRKGGSAPTATHYCPGCGHGILHKLIGEALDELGIQDRTVMTSPVGCAVFAYYYFDCGHVQVAHGRAPAVGTGISRAEENAVVMLYQGDGDLASIGLNETIQAANRGEKMAVFFVNNTVYGMTGGQMAPTTLVGEVTVTCPAGRDPRYMGYPMHMAELLDNLEAPVFIERVSVADPKNIRRAKRAVKKALEVQRDSKGYAFVEVLSPCPTNLRMDAQATEDFVNNEMTKEFPLKNFRDKRSETETLCRASSDFSQESLEDIFEVQDDTSWEARDDPSFPRKVVRIAGFGGQGVLSMGLTLAQAACNDQRHVSWYPSYGPEQRGGTSDCTVVISGEPIGSPVLQTSDGLVAMNKPSMEKFASRVREGGIIIYESSIGEFETPEGLRTLAIPARKIAKDHGVKRAANTAMLGVIMELGLTGLPKHVFTEAVEHTFRRKPKLVPANLEILEAGAEWARKNLKL; encoded by the coding sequence ATGACACTTGATAACACCATGGATGAAGGAAAAGGGATGGATGAAAAAGTCCTCAAAAAACCAGAATCCATGCTGGATGAGTTTCCCCGTAAAGGTGGAAGCGCACCCACAGCCACTCACTACTGTCCCGGATGTGGCCATGGAATACTCCACAAACTCATAGGAGAGGCTCTGGATGAACTGGGAATACAGGACCGCACAGTCATGACCAGTCCAGTGGGATGTGCAGTTTTCGCTTACTACTACTTTGACTGTGGACACGTGCAGGTTGCACACGGACGTGCACCAGCAGTGGGAACCGGAATATCCCGTGCAGAAGAAAACGCTGTGGTAATGTTATACCAGGGAGACGGAGACCTGGCATCAATAGGATTGAATGAAACCATCCAGGCCGCCAACCGGGGAGAAAAAATGGCAGTGTTCTTTGTAAACAACACTGTCTACGGAATGACGGGTGGACAGATGGCACCCACCACCCTGGTTGGAGAAGTCACTGTAACCTGCCCTGCAGGCCGGGACCCACGTTACATGGGTTACCCCATGCACATGGCAGAATTACTGGACAACCTGGAAGCACCGGTCTTCATTGAACGCGTATCTGTCGCAGACCCTAAAAACATCCGAAGAGCTAAAAGGGCAGTTAAAAAAGCCCTTGAAGTTCAAAGGGATAGTAAAGGCTATGCATTTGTGGAAGTACTTTCACCCTGCCCTACCAACCTTAGAATGGATGCTCAGGCAACCGAAGACTTCGTTAACAATGAGATGACCAAGGAATTCCCACTGAAAAACTTCAGGGATAAAAGAAGCGAAACAGAAACCCTCTGCAGGGCAAGTAGTGACTTTTCACAGGAATCCCTGGAAGATATCTTCGAAGTTCAGGATGACACCTCATGGGAGGCCCGGGATGACCCATCTTTCCCAAGAAAGGTGGTTCGAATTGCAGGATTCGGAGGTCAGGGAGTTTTAAGTATGGGACTCACCTTAGCCCAGGCAGCCTGTAATGACCAGCGACACGTGTCTTGGTATCCATCCTACGGACCGGAACAGCGAGGAGGAACATCAGACTGCACGGTGGTAATATCAGGTGAACCAATAGGCTCTCCTGTTCTGCAAACCTCTGATGGTCTGGTGGCAATGAACAAGCCTTCCATGGAAAAATTTGCATCTAGGGTTAGGGAAGGTGGAATTATCATCTACGAAAGCAGTATTGGTGAGTTTGAAACCCCAGAAGGACTCAGGACCCTGGCCATACCTGCCCGTAAGATAGCCAAGGATCATGGTGTAAAAAGAGCAGCTAACACTGCAATGTTGGGTGTTATAATGGAATTGGGCTTAACTGGACTTCCTAAACATGTTTTCACCGAAGCAGTGGAACACACCTTCCGCAGAAAACCCAAACTGGTACCAGCCAACCTGGAAATACTGGAAGCCGGTGCCGAGTGGGCTCGTAAGAATCTAAAATTGTAA
- a CDS encoding AMP-binding protein yields the protein MSSLLEKFVSQVDFESYPDFKDNFRINVPENFNFAYDVVDEYASLYPEKVAMVWCNDDADRIFTFKDLKEYSDRAANFFAQQGIKKGDRVMLTLKSRYEFWFCILALHKLGAITIPATHMLKTRDIVYRIKNAGIKMVVCIAEDGVPGYFDEAHLQLEDAPFIKALVGDEDREGWFNFRKEIENASPEFQRPFGEEGTQNNDVALIYFSSGTTGLPKMIMHDYTYPLGHIITAKYWQNVVEDGLHYTVADTGWAKAMWGQIYGQWISGTAIFVYDYERFDAAKMLDKASYHGVTTFCAPPTIYRFLIKEDLSQYDFSTLKYAVTAGEPLNPEVYNKFYEFTGLRLREGFGQTECVVCIANFPWIEPRPGSMGKSAPEYDIQIMDKEGKQSDVGEEGEIVIKTADGKPPGLFCGYYKEDNKTEAAWYDGYYHTGDTAWKDEDGYLWFVGRNDDMIKSSGYRIGPFEVESAVISHQAVLECAITGVPHPVRGQVIKATIVLTGDYEPSPELAKEIQNHVKQVTAPYKYPRVVEFVDELPKTISGKIRRVEIREKDEKE from the coding sequence ATGTCATCTTTACTTGAAAAATTCGTTTCACAGGTGGATTTTGAGTCTTATCCTGATTTTAAGGATAATTTCCGTATAAATGTACCTGAAAACTTCAACTTTGCCTACGATGTGGTAGATGAGTATGCCAGTCTGTATCCAGAAAAAGTGGCCATGGTATGGTGCAACGATGATGCTGACCGGATATTCACCTTCAAAGACCTGAAAGAATACTCTGATCGTGCAGCTAACTTCTTTGCCCAACAGGGCATAAAAAAGGGAGACCGGGTAATGCTCACCTTAAAGAGCCGTTATGAGTTCTGGTTCTGTATCCTGGCCCTCCACAAGTTGGGAGCCATAACCATCCCTGCCACCCACATGCTTAAAACCAGGGATATTGTTTACCGTATAAAGAACGCCGGTATCAAAATGGTGGTATGCATAGCTGAAGATGGAGTACCCGGATACTTTGATGAAGCCCACCTACAACTGGAAGACGCACCATTTATAAAGGCACTGGTGGGGGATGAGGATAGAGAAGGGTGGTTCAACTTCCGTAAAGAAATAGAAAACGCATCACCTGAATTCCAGCGCCCTTTTGGAGAGGAAGGCACTCAAAATAATGATGTAGCACTTATTTATTTCTCATCAGGAACCACCGGCCTGCCCAAGATGATCATGCACGATTACACCTACCCTCTGGGCCATATAATAACCGCAAAGTACTGGCAAAATGTGGTGGAGGATGGATTGCATTACACTGTGGCAGATACTGGCTGGGCCAAGGCCATGTGGGGTCAAATATATGGGCAGTGGATATCAGGCACTGCGATCTTCGTATATGACTACGAACGATTCGATGCAGCAAAAATGCTGGACAAGGCCTCCTATCACGGAGTAACCACATTCTGTGCACCTCCAACCATCTACAGGTTCCTCATAAAGGAAGATCTATCTCAGTACGACTTTTCAACCCTGAAATATGCGGTAACTGCAGGAGAACCCCTGAACCCTGAAGTTTACAATAAATTTTATGAATTCACAGGTTTGCGTTTAAGGGAAGGATTTGGTCAGACTGAATGTGTGGTCTGCATAGCCAACTTCCCCTGGATAGAACCCAGACCCGGATCCATGGGAAAATCCGCCCCTGAATACGACATCCAGATCATGGATAAAGAGGGTAAACAGAGCGATGTGGGTGAAGAAGGCGAAATAGTGATAAAAACCGCCGATGGTAAACCCCCGGGGTTATTCTGTGGATACTACAAGGAAGATAATAAAACAGAGGCTGCCTGGTACGATGGATACTACCACACCGGAGACACTGCCTGGAAGGATGAAGATGGCTACCTGTGGTTTGTGGGACGTAACGATGACATGATCAAAAGTTCAGGATACCGTATTGGTCCTTTCGAGGTGGAAAGTGCTGTAATATCCCATCAAGCGGTCCTGGAATGTGCCATCACTGGGGTTCCTCACCCAGTAAGGGGGCAGGTTATAAAAGCCACCATAGTACTAACCGGGGATTACGAGCCCTCTCCCGAACTGGCCAAAGAAATCCAAAACCATGTTAAACAGGTAACTGCACCCTACAAATACCCTCGGGTAGTTGAATTTGTGGATGAATTACCCAAGACCATCAGTGGAAAAATTCGCCGGGTGGAAATCCGGGAAAAAGATGAAAAAGAATAA
- a CDS encoding DUF2769 domain-containing protein, giving the protein MDKFEEKMDKLSSEGLSDSEIGEKLLDEMGDLCICPDCPMYNQCAQEKYEGLYCILGKSQCNLEEDDCICPECEVAENMELKNDLFCLNGSEKELREN; this is encoded by the coding sequence ATGGACAAATTCGAAGAAAAAATGGATAAATTATCTTCAGAAGGCCTATCTGATTCAGAAATTGGGGAAAAACTGTTAGATGAGATGGGAGACCTATGTATATGTCCAGACTGCCCCATGTACAACCAGTGCGCCCAGGAAAAATACGAAGGACTCTACTGTATACTGGGCAAATCCCAATGTAACCTGGAAGAAGACGACTGTATATGCCCGGAATGTGAAGTGGCAGAGAATATGGAACTTAAAAATGATCTTTTCTGTCTTAATGGTTCAGAAAAAGAATTGAGAGAGAATTAA
- a CDS encoding 3-methyl-2-oxobutanoate dehydrogenase subunit VorB, which produces MTIQLIKGNTAVIVGAMYAGCDCFFGYPITPASEVLHEASLYFPKVGRKFVQAESEEASINMVYGAAAAGHRVITASSGPGISLMQEGVSFLAGAELPCVLVDIMRAGPGLGNIGPEQADYTQLVKGGGHGNYHNIVLAPNSVQEMCDFTMKAFQLAEKYRNPAVVLADGVLGQMVERLHFPSEALTPTYDESWAVRGNRETRGNLVTSIFLDFDQLEDFNYRLQDKYQTIRENEVDYEEYLTDDADIILVAYGISSRVARSAVDMVRAEGIKAGLFRPKTLFPFPEERLRELAQKDCQFLSVEMSNGQMREDVILAIGCQRPVELVNRMGGNLIDQKSIIDKIHEMAGDN; this is translated from the coding sequence ATGACCATACAGCTAATAAAAGGCAACACTGCAGTTATAGTCGGTGCAATGTATGCAGGCTGTGACTGCTTCTTCGGATACCCCATCACACCTGCCTCTGAAGTTTTACACGAAGCTTCACTCTACTTCCCAAAGGTAGGTCGTAAATTCGTACAGGCTGAATCAGAGGAAGCCTCCATAAACATGGTTTACGGAGCAGCTGCCGCAGGCCATAGAGTTATAACTGCATCCTCAGGACCGGGAATAAGTCTTATGCAGGAGGGTGTGTCCTTCCTGGCAGGAGCAGAACTTCCCTGCGTCCTGGTAGATATCATGCGTGCCGGGCCAGGCCTGGGGAACATTGGACCAGAGCAGGCAGATTACACTCAACTGGTTAAAGGAGGGGGGCACGGAAACTACCATAACATCGTCCTGGCCCCTAATTCTGTTCAGGAAATGTGTGATTTCACAATGAAAGCCTTCCAGCTGGCAGAAAAGTACCGTAACCCTGCAGTGGTCCTGGCAGATGGAGTACTAGGCCAGATGGTGGAAAGACTCCACTTTCCGTCGGAAGCTCTAACCCCAACCTATGACGAGTCATGGGCGGTCAGGGGCAACCGTGAAACAAGAGGAAACCTGGTAACCAGCATATTCCTGGACTTCGACCAGCTTGAAGACTTCAACTATCGTTTACAGGATAAATACCAGACCATCCGTGAAAACGAGGTGGACTACGAGGAATACCTGACCGATGATGCGGATATTATTCTGGTAGCCTATGGGATAAGCAGTCGAGTGGCCCGTTCAGCAGTGGACATGGTTCGAGCAGAGGGTATAAAAGCAGGACTCTTCCGTCCAAAAACGCTGTTCCCATTCCCAGAAGAACGATTAAGAGAACTAGCCCAGAAAGACTGTCAGTTTTTATCAGTGGAAATGAGCAATGGTCAGATGAGGGAAGATGTAATCCTGGCAATTGGATGTCAGCGCCCGGTGGAACTGGTGAACCGTATGGGTGGAAACCTCATAGACCAGAAAAGTATCATAGATAAAATCCATGAAATGGCAGGTGATAACTGA